gaaaaatttaaaataaataaggatTCAGGATAATTGGATTTGGACAGATACTTCTTTGAAAGGAAAGATAGcttttttatgatttcttgGTATGCTGCCTCACCTGCATATTTACATCGTATCGAATCCGCTGATCCAATTGCGTTTTTCTGGCCATCAACTGGTGGCATAGCCATCGAATTCCCCGCTGCAAGTCCTCCGTCTCGTCCATGTGACAGATGAGCAGTGAGCAGCCGCAGGAtttggccagctcctccaaACCGAAGGCATATTCCACGTCGTACAGCTGGACTCCAACCCGATGACGTGATGCCACCAGGAGCACTGGTTTACCAGCCAGCTGAGTGCCCACAAGGCAATCGGTTAGCAGTGTGAATGTGCCCTCCATTTCCATTGGATCCGCACCCAGATCGAAGCAATATATCAGGGCATGCGAGGACGCATAATAGTGCTTCCACAGGCGCTGCATCTCCGCATTGCCACCGACTTCGGTGAGCTGAAGCCGTGCAGGTGGTGGCTCCTCTGCTGACTTCATTTGATAGCAACGCACTCCATTCGTGGCCTCCTGGTCATCCTGGGCACGTGGCACTCTGCTCAAGCGATGTCCCAGCTCCGTCTTGCCACTGCCCGAGGGTCCAAGGATCAGCACCTGGAATTCCTCCATCGGAGGCGAACTGGTCCGACAACAGCTGATGGTTTGGTAACAACAGCAGTCGCGCAGCTTGGCGCACAGTAAACCCATCTAGCACGGGGCCATTTTTGTGAATATATCTATCGAAATTTGGTCGGTTTTCACTGCAACTCTATTTGTGATTGAATGGAAAAGCTTGTTTATTTACCAGCCACCAGCGGACAGCTGACTGCGACAGGTAGTCGTCACGGGCAACGCCAGGATGTCCAATGTTTTGGCCAGTTTTCCTGGGCCAGTTGCCAAGCCAACCAATTCGACGAGGGCTGGCAATTCCACGTAAGTGGTTCCTAGTTCACATTCGATGCGGGGTGGTTACTCCAAATTTGGGACACGAAAGGGTCCTTATGTGAAATCCCAATAATggatattaaaaatattagcaaCTGGTGAAATTAGACGGTGGAAAAGTatatcaataatttattaagcATTTTATGCAAACTGAATGCCCAATTATGCGTTCATTAGAAAATGCTCCATTTCGAATctatgcacttaaaaaatgtattttaaaattttaaattgtcttaAAATGTTGTTAACAAGCGTTAAACGACTGTTAAAAATAGGTATGTTACTTTGAAAGTTAGCTTTAGTTAGCGTTATTTTCCAAAGTACTGTATATCTTTTGGAAGTTTCGAAAGAAAAGCTTTAGGTCAATATGCCAATTTTCGCCGCTGGCTGGCGCCACTTGTCCCAAGATACAATACAGGGATTTTTCTCAGATGAATTCTATGTTTTACGAAGTCGGTTTTGGGACTTTTGCATTTCCCACCTTGGCTTAAATAAGAGGAATTTGAAAAGTTACCCGTTTTGTGCCACCCCCGACTTGCCGCTGATTTTCAAACAccaattgtttattttgttcaaACCAAACTTGGCTAGTTATTGATTCGATAGCATTTCCTGATTGCCAATGAGCTGAACAAGTGGCCTTTTGCTTTGATAATGGCCAAATAGCAATTGCCCGATGTTTGTGAATGTATAATCTATGCACACACATAATGTATCTTTGATGAAGCTGCGGTGTTTGTGGCTTTGTGGTCTCAATGGGGCAGAAAGCAGAAAGGAGTCCTTGATAAACTCGCGCTAATCGCTCTCCATGTGGCCGCATGTGTGGCCATGTTTGCCCCACCCAAGTCCAAAGTCCACAGTCCTTTGTGCCATTCCATCGCATTATGATGTGAATGGAGTCTGGGCGCATGTACCAACCCATTCGCCTTcatctttttggccaacaaattggAAAGTAAGCAAGCTAAACGTTCGCCGAACTTTGGGGGGGGAAAGAAAAGTCGTCTGTAGCCTTGAGGCAGTCGCCAGCAATCCTTTTGTCCAggtcctgctcctgtttcCGAACGCAAGGAGTAGAAAGCAGAGGCACAGAATATgttgcacaaaaatgttagATTTAGTTTTAATTCTAATTCCTGTATTCGTTTAATGTATAATTCTGagtattttcttatttaactgaaataaTAGTCtattagtaatattttatatataatattattttaacaaacaatttatcCTAAACTTTCTGAAAATGTGCTTTCCACATATGATTTCAACTGTGTGCGttaggcaaatatttgttttgctaattgcaaatttgtttatatggACTTTACCGGATTAAAATGTGCTCCATATTTATTTGAGTGCACTCCGGCCTCATATGAATATCAAGTTTCTGGGCTTATGGCCAAGCCCGACGACTGACATTAGTTTTGCATGCCTTCGCCATCGTCTGCGTCCATTTTAATATGCGCATTAATGCGGCACAAAGCGGTGCGAAAAGTGACAACCCGGTAGCTTCGTCCTGCGTTTTGTCAGGTGAGTGGGCGGATGGATGAACTGGTGGCAGGATGCGGGTGGCAGGAGACGGGTGCATATGCAAATACGCGGCTGCTGGAGCGGCAGTTGATTGCTTGCTGCACGGCACCCTCACAAATTACAGTCGAATAGCGAGTGGGGCAACCCACAGAATGCTAGGCGATTCGAAGTCGCCATACttattaattaagttaatgtttaaacattttaaatgtatatgcatatatcacGGCAACAACACAACACTTTTAGCAGTTATTTATAGTGATTGGTTTTCACAAATGCGTGGACTACTGCTTGAACAGCCCTCGCATGTGTGGCTTTTGCCAAGCTTaagtcaaatatttgcacgtGGCTGACGCCGTAGGACCTGCTCCGCCTCTTCAGCTCCACTCCACGGCATTACAACCCCCAGCTAAATGAAGCGGCTCGTCGTAATCGCTCCTCGACGCACGCCGGCCACGGACTCACATTCAGATTGTACCGCAGTACCAgaaccaggagcaggagcaggacaagGACCGGGGCCAGaatcaggagcaggaccagACCACGACCAGGATCTGGCTTCATTCGATTATTCCTGCGCAGCGGCATCATTCCGTTCGCTTTCCGGTTGCCTTGGCTCTGGGTCCTAGCGTCATTTCGTCCTGCGTCTATCGTTCTTATCCCAATCCGCTTTGACTATTCCTATGCCACACGGCGACGTCATATTTCCTTGTGCTTTGGCGTACGAGCGTCcttctttggttttttttttattttttttttgtacagcTCTCGCAGATTTCGCAGCTTTCCCGACTTTCCCGGCCAGCCGCACTTGTCGAGTCGTTCACCGTGGCAAAAGTTTAGCCAGCGGAGCAGCAGCTTGCCTCGGATTTCATTTCCGGCATGTTGCGGTTACGTTAAGTAACGGAGATTGCATCGCTAATGATGCAATTGTGTTTGGCGGAAATGAAAGCGGTTTCGTGTGACGACTTGGCGCGCTTAGCCGGCTCGAACACCTcgtcgccatcatcatcatcttttgTCCTGTCCACCATGGATTCAGTCTTCTATGAAAAGCCAATGAAGTCGAAGGATAACCGAATGAAAAACTATGTGCCCGCTAATTGCTAATTGCATCTGCTTTGCTTTCGCCTTCCTTTGGCCTatttaaatcgaaaaaattGGCAAGAGCGAACGGAAGTGGTTGTCaagtaaaattgaaaaaaagaaacgaataaaatgaaatcaagcCGCTCTCGGCGCTTCTCAAACAACCTGCCTTAATGAGCTCTccataattgtttaattggaTAAGAAATAGAGTCACGGATGCTTGACACACTTTGCCAGTCTGTCTGCGCAACATGAAGAgcggaaaaaaaggaagaaattgaaagtgggagtgggaatggAACTGGGTTGGCATCGATTCCAACGAATCGGAGCAGCCACTGACCTACTGGCCTATTGATTTTCATACAACTTTCCTGAAGCAGACGACACACATCTCAAACACTTTCGGAACCAGATATTCTCATCCAGATTGAATGCCGTGCCAATTTCACAACTAGCGGGGAAGATGAGGTGAGTTGCTAACGCAGTTATCTATGGGAATACACCCATTTACCCAAGGATTTTCACAGTAGGGACAGGGGGCAAATCGGTCCAAATGGGTCTGTGGAATGCAACAATCGGTGAGTGTATCTCTCGCATTAAGCGATTGTAGGTTTTTACACAAAACATTGGGCCTTTCTTTTCAGGAGCTCGAGAAGCATCCAGGTAGCACGTTGTCCGCCACAGGGTGTCGATTTGGTTAGCACTCCGGAGCATCTTCGTCCTGGATTTCGTGGACGGGCACGGCGATACAACCCCAACGATTTCGGTTTGACGGGCAATGAGGAATGGCGCCATCCAAGGATGTTTAGAGATATGACCTGTAAGTATTTGAATGAAGTGATTGTAATACATTTCACAGTCCAAAATGTGATTAGATTCGAAAgtattttacttatttaattttgaattgatttcgatttatttatttatttttattcagaTGAGACGGATGCGGCGGCCATGGAAACTTTTCGCCAGGCTCAACCACGTCGTCAAGCGTATGAAACGGGGCTTAACCTGAGCAATCTGCCAGAGGAGTGCCTGGCGGATATGTCGGCACCTGGATTTGATCTTAGCCTGCCATCGCAGATGTCCGATTTGCGAGAAGAGTTTCTGGCCGATGTTTCGGCTCCGGATATGTGCGATGTCTCTGAATGCCATGCGAATGATGTTTATGATGAAATTCTGAATCGCTTTAGGAGGATTCGAGAACGCATGAAGCGTTCCAGTCAACTCCGCGGATTGGATGATTGCGCAATGAAACAACATgtaagcatttaattaataccATTTCCTTTAAGGCGATTAATCTGAATTGTTTGCACACACAGCAAACGCATCGCAGAATATACACCCGCCGCGACCCAAGTGGCCATATAACAAGTCACGTGGATGAGACGACCATTTCAAATGCACCCTCGATGGATTGCACACAGGCTAATGATGGCGGTGAGCCTGGACGCCATCTGAATTTCTCTCTACCAAGCCGTTGTGAAAACCTAATGGATCAATCAATGCCCTCGTATCATGAAGCATCGATGCCAAATGAATGCTTTGAGGTCATGTCGTCTCAGGACGTTTTGGAGGACGAGACCATGCCATCGTTTGACAATAGTTATGCATTTTCGCGACGACAGCCGACAATGCCAAGCGAATGCCTGGAGGATGTAAGCCAGCCATCTTTCGAAAGGAGTAGATCTCGTAGACAGAGTCCCAGACGGCAATTGACGATGCCTTCGCAGAACCTTTGGGACATATCAGCGCCATCTTTTGGCGATACAACCAGGGATCGAAGTACCAACGAGTGTCTGAATGATATATCAATGCCGGCATTTGAAGAGGTTTCCAATGTATCCAGAAGCAGAAGTCCGCGACGGAGGAAGATATCCAGGAGTGCGCGTAATACAACTGATAAAGTCAGCTCCAGACGACAGGCAAGTGAATGCCTCGATGACATGACCATGCCATCGTTTGGAAGATCATTGAGTGCGTCACCGAACCGAAGCCGTCGCCAAACGCAAAAATTGATGACAAGGTCAAATATTAACGATATATCCGAGCCCACATATGTCAGCATATCAAGGGGACCGGGACCAATAGCAAACGAATGCCTAGATGAAATTACTATGCCTTCTTTTGGGGTACCATCGAATGTTTCCAGGGGAAGAATGTATCGTGGACAAACAATGCCCAGCGAATGTTTGGAGGACATGACAATGCCATCTTTTGGACGCATTTCAAGAGGCAAAAGTCCAGATCGATATACATCCAGAATGACAAGCGAGTGCTTGGATGATATGACCAAGCCATCCTTTGGTGGAGTTTcaggatcaaccagaaggCAGTTAACGCGTTCCAACGCGTGTCTGCATGATTTAAGTGCACCATCTTTTGCGAGGAGCAGTTCTCAAAGATCAAGCTGCCGGCAGAGAACCAATATCAACGATATATCGGCCCCTTCGTTTGCAAACTCAACCAAATGTGGAGATACAAATGAATGCCTGGATGATGTGTCAATGCCATCTTGCGGAGGAATATCGGAAACATCGAAAATAAAACGATCAAGACGGCAGCAGTTAACAATGCCATCGCAAAATATTGGAGATATATCTGCTCCATCATTCGCAAGTTCGGGTAGAGGTAGTATGACCAATGAGTGCTTAGAGGACATATCGATGCCACCTTTTCGAGATGTGTCTACCAAATCCAGGAGCAGAAGTCTAGACGGCCGACAAAGTAAACGGCATCGTTCGATGACCAACGAGTGTTTGGATGATATGACCATGCCTTCAATGCCTGGAGTATCTGCTGCGTCCAGAAGACAAATGACCCTGACAAGTGAGTGCCTGGACGATGTTAGTGCCCCATCCTTTGATCGAAGCGTCTCCCGAGGCTCCAGCAGAAGACAAGGAAGACTGTCATCGCCGAAACCATGTGCGAGTTCCACCAGATGTCGACCGACAAATGAGTGCTTGGATGATATAACCATGCCTTCGTTGGCCTCCGCTCAGAGGCAGATGACCATGCCTAGTGAGTGCCTGGAGGACATGAGTGCACCGTCCTTTGCAGGTGTTTCTGGTCCATCTAGAAGACAAGCAACTGGCCTACCCAGCGAGTGCCTTGACGACATGAGCATGCCCAACTTCGGCAATATTTCTGGAATATCGCGAAGAGGTGAATGTGAGCCAGCATTTGAAAAAAGTAAATCGGTTGGATCGAGTGTCCGAGGTAGACGCACCATAGGCAAATCTCATTCCTCCACTGAATGTCTAGCGGATGTGACAATGCCATCATTTGGTGGGAATTCATATGCTTCTAGGGGTAAGAGTACCTCACGAAGTCAGAAATCCATGATACCTGTTAGGGACTTATCCGAAATGCGGACTGATGAATGTCTGGAAGATGTAACGATGCCTTTTGTTGGAGATTTATCGGGTAGATCCAGAGCCAGTAGTCCGCGGCAAAGATCGACGACTCCTAGAAGAGGGCAGTTTACAAGCGAGTGCTTGGAAGATCAAACAATGCCATCGTTTGGAGGTGTTTCACAATCTTCAGGTCGTAGGACTCCCAGACGACATACTAAGAATATTAGTAATAATACTAATGAATGTATTGAGAATATATCAATGCCTTCGTACGTTAACAATACGAGAGCCTCCAACGCAGAAACCTTTAAATCAATGCAAGGATCATGCTTGGATGAAGTTACCATGCCATCCTATGGCACTTCAAGTCGATTTACAACTACAAATGAATGTCTCGAGGACATTTCCATGCCTTCATATCGCGATAATACCGGATCGCTTAGGCAAAGATGTCCTACACCAATTCAGAGCTCCAGACAAGAATGTCTGGATGATATGACTATGCCATCTTTTGGAAGTACACTGCCAACTTTAAGAGAAACTCCACGCTCAACTAGGCGACATGGTCCTAGGCCAATCCAGAGCTTGAGGCAAAGAACGTTAACCAATGAATGCTTGGATGATATGACTATGCCATCATTTGGAAGATCTTACGGAGGACCTGTTACTAATGAATGTCTTGAGGATATATCGATGCCTCCATGTGGTGAAAATACAGGATCGTCTAGAGGATGTAGCCCTATGCCTCTAGAAAGTACGAGACGGGGAGCATCGATGATGCAAAGATCCAGACTTGGGGCGATGACTAACGAGCGGCTGGATGACATGACGATGCCTTCATATGGAACGAATTCAGGAATGTCTAAAAGAAGGTGCCCCACACTATCGAGAAGAAAGAATCAGAGTGGTGCCACAGAGTGCTTGGATGACATGACCATGCCATCGTTTGGTGATCCAAGTCATGGAATTGGATTTAGTGAATGTCCTGAGTCCTTCAGATTGATTACAGAAAGGAGGCCACAGCAAATCCAAATATTTCAAGGACCGATGACCAACGAAAACTTGGATAATATAACTATGCCATCATTTGGAAGATCTTGCCAAGGACTTGTTACTACAGAATGTCTTGAGGATATATCGATGCCTCCATGTGGTGAAAATACAGGATCGTCTAGAGGATATAGCCCTATGCCTCTAGAAAGTACGAGACGGGGAGCATCGATGGTGCAAAGATCCAGACATGGGGCGATGACTAACGAGCGGCTGGATGACATGACGATGCCTTCCTTAGGTAGTTCAGGACATGGTCAAGCTACTAGTGAATGCCTTGAAGATATTTCAATGCCTTCATATGGAACGAATTCAGGAATGTCTAAAAGAAGGTGCCCCACACCACCGAAAGGAAAGAATCAGAATGGTGCCACAGAGTGCTTGGATGACATGACAATGCCATCGTTTGGTGATCCAAGTCATGGAAGCCCACAGCAAATCCAAATATGTCAAGAAGCGATGACCAACGAAAACTTGGATAATATGACTATGCCATCGTTTGGTACTTTAGGTCAGAGTCAAGCTGCAAATGAATGCCTTGAGGATATTTCAATGCCATCACATATAAGGAATACTAGCTCAATACCAGGAAGAAGCACCACGCCAAGGACGCTGTATAGAAATGAAGTGAGCACTAACGAATGTCTAGATGACCAGACAATGCCATCATATGGAAAAGTATTCAGTACACCCAAAAGGCAAATGACTTTGCCAAGTGAGTGCCTGAACGACGTGAGTCAGCCGTCCTTCGCAAGAAGTGCGTCTGAGGAAACCAATCGAAGACATGGGAACTTGACGTCCCAATGCATAGACTCGCGAAACCCCAGGCCAAATCAAAGGTCGATGACAAATGAGTGCCTGGAGGATATGACAATGCCAACGCTTGTCGAAAATTCCGGGTCATCTCGACACGGGTTATTGAACAGCTTTCGCTTGGAGGACATCAGCATGCCCTCTGGAGTCTCAAATCGAACCCAGGGCAGTGAATGCGTTGAGGTTAAGGTGAGCGGAGCGCGTGGAGGACCTACGACCAACGAATGCCTCGAGGATGTGAGTGCACCCAGTTTTGCTACAAGCTCTCGCATGACCTCAAGACATATGCCCGAGATGACAAACGAGTGTTTGGAGGATGTTTCTATGCCGCTAAATGAATCATTAGCTATGAATGATTCTAAACCAATAGCCCGACGTCCGCCCGACATTTCGTATCCCTCGGAAATGTTGGCCAACGAGAGTGCTCCTTCGTATCATTCACGGCAGGATAAAGCTGATAAATCTGCTAATTGCCTTTCTAAGTCTCCGCAGCAAACCGCCAGAACTCGAGCTCGGGAAAATTGTAGTGGCGCTCGATTGGAGGATGTGACAATGCCTACATTTGAGGACGTATCCTATCAACCACGTCGCCATCAATTGACTATGCCCACCGAAAATTTGGAAGATCAGACTCAACCGGATTTCTTTAACTCCACGGCTTTGCCAAGTTCTACTAGAACGGAGAAGCACAATGCAATAAAATCCCCTCGACAGGGGCAGATAAGCATCTGTAAACAGCTTGCCGATGAGAGTGCTCCAACTATACTGAAGGACACCACACAGGGACCCACGGAAGTGGTGAATAAAGTGATTGTCCATAGCTCGACAACTTCAGTGACCAGGGTTCTTCGGAATACGTCAGAAACCTCTAATAACTCCGGGCATCCTAGGATAGATGACCTTTCAATGCCACAGTTTGAGTCCACGGGTGTTAGCTCTCAACAGGATACCTCCCTGCATGGCTTTCAATCCATGGATAACTATAGACCATTCGATGAATTGATTTATAGCCAGAATTCGGTAGCTAATGAAACTCAGCCCGAGACTCCTCAAGCAACTCCTCAACCAACGAGGTCTCCAAATCGCAGTCGAAGTATTCGAAAAGTACCAAGCACACCAAGAACACCAAGAACACCAAGACCACCAAAAACACCAAGTACACCAAATATTCGAGGAGCCACTTCCCCCAGTTCTAGTACCAGAACTCCAGGACATCCATGCGATATGAGTAGCACCAATTACCGCAACGGCAAGTCCCAATGCTACAACCGAAAACCCTGCTAGAAGGGTAATATTtaacgaatattttttatgtaaattggTTTTAATACGGCCTGGAggtaaattttataaattttatacagggaaagaaaaaaatgaaaacttcaAACGAAAACGTTATTAATATCCCTATTCTACGATAGACTAAATAGGTTAATACTAGGTAAATACTAGGTTGATTAATGTTCATTACCTGAATGCGATTGTAGATTCGCGCGAAAAACAAGCTAAAAAGGGTTTGAGATAGAATTTTCAAAGTGTTCAATAATTTACACCATATTGAAACAATTTCCGCGACAAAAGCCATGCAAGGTTTATTGCAGTAAAAAGAAACTGGTACTCGTACGTGCATATATATCTACAAAATTGTTAACAAATAGGTTCAGGAATCGGAGAGGAAGCTCTCAGCGGAAGCGCGTTCATTGCTGGCTTTTGTCAGGGGTTTGGCCTTCTGTTGTTTCTCCAATGCTCATTtcctttgttgctgctgtttgtgttACTATTGCGCTGTTTTTGTTATCGATGCTATATAGGGTAAGTAAGGGGT
This Drosophila simulans strain w501 chromosome X, Prin_Dsim_3.1, whole genome shotgun sequence DNA region includes the following protein-coding sequences:
- the LOC6725763 gene encoding ADP-ribosylation factor-like protein 3 → MGLLCAKLRDCCCYQTISCCRTSSPPMEEFQVLILGPSGSGKTELGHRLSRVPRAQDDQEATNGVRCYQMKSAEEPPPARLQLTEVGGNAEMQRLWKHYYASSHALIYCFDLGADPMEMEGTFTLLTDCLVGTQLAGKPVLLVASRHRVGVQLYDVEYAFGLEELAKSCGCSLLICHMDETEDLQRGIRWLCHQLMARKTQLDQRIRYDVNMQVWQRRKRSLLPSAKLAQVHRHRFRRQTRKILPAIQGFGGTKRRPSTAPPNIFFVNSQPEETN
- the LOC6725764 gene encoding uncharacterized protein LOC6725764; its protein translation is MSRDRGQIGPNGSVECNNRSSRSIQVARCPPQGVDLVSTPEHLRPGFRGRARRYNPNDFGLTGNEEWRHPRMFRDMTYETDAAAMETFRQAQPRRQAYETGLNLSNLPEECLADMSAPGFDLSLPSQMSDLREEFLADVSAPDMCDVSECHANDVYDEILNRFRRIRERMKRSSQLRGLDDCAMKQHQTHRRIYTRRDPSGHITSHVDETTISNAPSMDCTQANDGGEPGRHLNFSLPSRCENLMDQSMPSYHEASMPNECFEVMSSQDVLEDETMPSFDNSYAFSRRQPTMPSECLEDVSQPSFERSRSRRQSPRRQLTMPSQNLWDISAPSFGDTTRDRSTNECLNDISMPAFEEVSNVSRSRSPRRRKISRSARNTTDKVSSRRQASECLDDMTMPSFGRSLSASPNRSRRQTQKLMTRSNINDISEPTYVSISRGPGPIANECLDEITMPSFGVPSNVSRGRMYRGQTMPSECLEDMTMPSFGRISRGKSPDRYTSRMTSECLDDMTKPSFGGVSGSTRRQLTRSNACLHDLSAPSFARSSSQRSSCRQRTNINDISAPSFANSTKCGDTNECLDDVSMPSCGGISETSKIKRSRRQQLTMPSQNIGDISAPSFASSGRGSMTNECLEDISMPPFRDVSTKSRSRSLDGRQSKRHRSMTNECLDDMTMPSMPGVSAASRRQMTLTSECLDDVSAPSFDRSVSRGSSRRQGRLSSPKPCASSTRCRPTNECLDDITMPSLASAQRQMTMPSECLEDMSAPSFAGVSGPSRRQATGLPSECLDDMSMPNFGNISGISRRGECEPAFEKSKSVGSSVRGRRTIGKSHSSTECLADVTMPSFGGNSYASRGKSTSRSQKSMIPVRDLSEMRTDECLEDVTMPFVGDLSGRSRASSPRQRSTTPRRGQFTSECLEDQTMPSFGGVSQSSGRRTPRRHTKNISNNTNECIENISMPSYVNNTRASNAETFKSMQGSCLDEVTMPSYGTSSRFTTTNECLEDISMPSYRDNTGSLRQRCPTPIQSSRQECLDDMTMPSFGSTLPTLRETPRSTRRHGPRPIQSLRQRTLTNECLDDMTMPSFGRSYGGPVTNECLEDISMPPCGENTGSSRGCSPMPLESTRRGASMMQRSRLGAMTNERLDDMTMPSYGTNSGMSKRRCPTLSRRKNQSGATECLDDMTMPSFGDPSHGIGFSECPESFRLITERRPQQIQIFQGPMTNENLDNITMPSFGRSCQGLVTTECLEDISMPPCGENTGSSRGYSPMPLESTRRGASMVQRSRHGAMTNERLDDMTMPSLGSSGHGQATSECLEDISMPSYGTNSGMSKRRCPTPPKGKNQNGATECLDDMTMPSFGDPSHGSPQQIQICQEAMTNENLDNMTMPSFGTLGQSQAANECLEDISMPSHIRNTSSIPGRSTTPRTLYRNEVSTNECLDDQTMPSYGKVFSTPKRQMTLPSECLNDVSQPSFARSASEETNRRHGNLTSQCIDSRNPRPNQRSMTNECLEDMTMPTLVENSGSSRHGLLNSFRLEDISMPSGVSNRTQGSECVEVKVSGARGGPTTNECLEDVSAPSFATSSRMTSRHMPEMTNECLEDVSMPLNESLAMNDSKPIARRPPDISYPSEMLANESAPSYHSRQDKADKSANCLSKSPQQTARTRARENCSGARLEDVTMPTFEDVSYQPRRHQLTMPTENLEDQTQPDFFNSTALPSSTRTEKHNAIKSPRQGQISICKQLADESAPTILKDTTQGPTEVVNKVIVHSSTTSVTRVLRNTSETSNNSGHPRIDDLSMPQFESTGVSSQQDTSLHGFQSMDNYRPFDELIYSQNSVANETQPETPQATPQPTRSPNRSRSIRKVPSTPRTPRTPRPPKTPSTPNIRGATSPSSSTRTPGHPCDMSSTNYRNGKSQCYNRKPC